Within the Sebastes umbrosus isolate fSebUmb1 chromosome 5, fSebUmb1.pri, whole genome shotgun sequence genome, the region ccctgcacagattcaagacaccctgtgccagatgcaacaaagcagccccataacataaccgagcctcctccatgtttcacattaggtacagtgttcttttctttggatgcttcatttttgcgtctgtgaacatagagctgatgtgacttgccaaaaagctccagttttgtctcatctgtccaaaggacattctcccagaagctttgtggcttgtcaatatgcattttggaaaattccagtctcgcttttttatgatttggtgtcctcctcggttgtcttccattaagtccactttggctcaaacagtgacggatggtgcgatctgacactgatgtaccttgaccttggagttcatctctaatctctttggaagttgttctgggctctttggttaccattcgtattatccgtctcttcaatatgtcatcaattttcctcttgcggccacgtccagggaggttggctacagtcccatggaccttaaacttctgaataatatgagcagctgtagtcacaggaacatcaagctgcttggagatggtcttatagcctttacctttaacatgaaggtctataatgttctttctgatctcctgagacaactctctccttagctttctgtggtccatgttcagtgtggtatacaccatgataccaaacagcacagtgactacttttcaccctttaaataggcagactgactgattacaagtttgaagatacctgtgatgctaattacaggacacaccttagtttaacatgtccctatggtcacattattttacatcttttctagggctaccatcatttttgtctaggccagtttcatcagtttgttttttaaaatgattctgttgaaccacaattcaaaagcaacagctgattttcattagttaattttcagtaaatttttatttattattacttttgtcagtttcaagttatttcagtgaccattgtggggttttctttctttaacggaagagtaccaacaattttgcctacgtctgtatgtggCACAGCACTGCACACATATACTGTGGagaatgaacaaataaaattacAGATATTATAGATGTAAAAACATCTGCGATAAATAACTGTTGTGTGTTTCCATCTTTGCAGTTCTACTCAAAAAACAAAGGCTCCATCGCTACAACTCTTCTGAAGCCCAAACAAAAACTCGGAGCCAAGTCAGCTAAGTTAGAGCTGTCTAAAAGTAAGTCTGATGTCAAGAAAACTGTATCTATACAGATCcaatataaaattaataatgaTTATGAAAGCTTGTGAAGGTATGAGTCAGGTTTAcagttctctctcttctccagcTGGATGGCTGTTGGACATTACGAAGCTCAAACTGGGAGAGAGTATTGGAGAGGGGGAGTTTGGTGGTGAGCTTTCATTCTCTTCTTAGTATTATATTTGTACCCTCAATATTTAATAATGAAAAGTGTCATCAAacatttacagaaaataataattatgtcTTGAGTTAGTATGGATGTATTTTGATAGTAAATACTGTGTGCTTCTCAACCGCAGCTGTTTATGAAGGAGAGTATATGGGCCAGAGGGTGGCAGTGAAGACCATTAAATGTGATGTGACAGCTCAGGCCTTCCTGCAGGAGACAACAGTCATGACGTGAGTCTGGAGATTTCCTCAATATtaatgttttcacattttgtcaAAACACTTTGATGAGCTTCACATTCATTACTAATAAAAGGGACCAGTTGCATACAAATAGACCTAgtctttgtcttaaatataactttaagtcAGACTTGCTATAGACACTTAAATGTACCTGTTGTATAAAGCTTCCATATGAGTGACTAATGTAAGACTGACTACATAGCCTGTCAcacaatgcattatgggtgaaataagACACTTTACAGAAGACAACAAATAAGATGTCGGATGCAACAGCGACACCACACCAAGTATGACAGAAAATACCAGAGAAGATAAACAGCATAAATCCAACAGTCGTTAGATCCATTAAAGATGTTCAGAAACAATTCAAGAATATAGTACATGGTTGCTAAAAGTAATGGTTAAACAGTTAGTTAAAAATTGGCTAAAAGTAATGGGTAAATAGTTGAAATAGTTGACCCTCTAACGgattgttgccatagcaacaatGCTCTCACCTCCGGCTTAGCTACGAGGAGAGGTGACTAACTTTCCTACCTCAAATTAAGTCGGACTTAATATTTATACAACAGACAGGCTTAATTAGAGTAATAGTCTAACCTGACAATCTAAGAGCTAAGGCCAAGACTAGTCTTAAACTAAGTGTATGCAACTGGCCCCTGATTTTAGAGAGTTTTCTCAATGAAAAATTAACTTATTTTGGCTTATTGCACAAGTGATCATATCATTTTGAATCAAATGTAACTTACTAATATTTGTATTAGTGCTGTCAGTGTTTTAAATGTGGATTCACTTCTTCCAGGAAGCTCCAGCATAAAAACCTGGTGCGATTGTTGGGGGTCATTCTTCACAAAGGGCTTCATATTGTCACAGAGCTCATGACGAAggtacagtaaacagtaaacacatCATTTATCAGTGGTTCttagttgaaaaataaaacatggttataataataaaaaatctctAAAATAGTGAATAGATATTGATCGTGGCTAGAAGACACCTTGTTACATTACataatgaaacagaaaatacaatcACATACAGAAAGTGAAAGCTCATAGGGTTTTCTCTATTTGACCACAATAATTCCAGACATCAAGATGAGTCATTGTTGGGAAGCGTCTCCTAAACAGCAGCGAAGGAAACCACCATCTAAACAGAAAGCTGGACTCACCAGCTATGAATACATCAGCTTTTTTCTGCAAATTCACTACCAGCAGCCAGTGAGAAAAATAGTTATGTGGGTTTTTGAGGGTTGTTTTACTTTCTGGGAAATCACGTATTCTGGGCAACTCCCAGAGGATAGACAGAGGGGTTGGGAGGGACTCGGATAACTGCAGGTTTTCAGTGATCGTGTTTGCTTATAATTTATGTACTAAGGTGTGTATGCTTTGAAGTGTCCTTGGATTTTTGTAGATTTTAACAGAGTGAATGGCTTTGTGACCAATTTACTTGGTTGTTTTAGCTCAGGCTGttttatttcatgtgttttattgtgatgaTTGGTTTTGATGCAGTAATTTCCTTAATACAAGACATTTTTCTCTTAAGGGAGACAATAAAAGTACCCATAAATGGTAGATGGTGGTCGGCActcccccagcttggagaagtaGAAAGGGGTTACcgtacagaagcaaagcaaagtactgctgtggacgggggcagcagccaaatgtattttagccacctaaaagaaaggcccccctaaacaaatcaatatcagtttaagtgtatggtttaccttgccgtgagacagctatacagtctatgtttccaacagggaactgaagccgttatctgtgctctcgccaaagcaaccagactccattggaaaaaaactgtaattttacctcgcagaacacaggaggtGCTGGTTTACTGCTGCCTCgatctgttagtttgtttgtgttaatgtgtaattttggttagtttggattcaccaaagtcacacaataatgcaaacaaaccaactgatcgaggcagcaatagaccagcaacccctgtattctgcgaggtaaaattaaagtttttttcaatggagtctggtgactcGAGTGCATAGAtgggatacaacggcttcagttccttgtcagaaagggctgtctgacggcaagtgaaaatattctaaatatagcgtactctTGAACTGATACTGCtcttttaggtgagcctttcttttaggttgcTAGAATaggttttgctgccggcctcgtccacagcagtacattgctttgcttccttgcggtaactcctgtctgtttcaccaaactgggggcacgctgacggtcatctactgtaggtgataaactgactatggataagtacctccaCCACTGATGCAATAGTATGCCAGGGATGGcaatgcagctttaaggagTCAGAGTCTGACTTCCTCACCTGTTAAATGACATTAGGCTAAAATCCAGAAGCTCATTGTGGATGCTGGGCCTCAAGTACAGTCATATAATGACTTTAGatcatattttagaatattaaaTAACTTGTTTAGCACTGGgtttacacatttaaaaaccaAAAGGTTAAAACCTGCTTGTAGCGTTTTTGTCTACGTGTAGTATTTCTCATAATACCAACAGAAATCTTCTATCAGAACCTTATTCaagtatttttaatttgtttacatgtgtctttgtgttgcaGGGAAACCTTGTCAACTATCTCAGGACAAGAGGACGTTCAGTTGTAAGCTCAGTTCAGCTGCTCCGCTTTGCTCTGTGAGTTCAAACCTTAATGTTTTGTACAGCAGAAGTTATAGTGTGTGCAGAGTAgcacaaaaaaaatgcttgtaACTGTGTATACATtgcactgtgtgtgagtgttcaACAGTTTGCTGTGCAATATTCaaataatgtttgtgtgtgtttacatgtatgTGGTCAGGGATGTGTGTGAGGGGATGGAGTACCTGGAGTCCAAGAAGTTGGTTCACAGAGATCTGGCAGCTCGTAACGTGCTGGTCTCTGACGACTGCGCGGCCAAGGTCAGCGACTTCGGTTTGACCAAGTTGGACTCGAAGGTGTCAGATAACGCCAAACTGCCGGTCAAATGGACCGCCCCCGAAGCTCTGAAGAAAGAGGTCAGTGTGGAGAGCTGCTATGTCCCTTTTTCTATCAGGGatttctttttctgtatttctgttCCTCTGAGGCCTCTTATTGGTACTTATATGGCATATTTTATAAAGGATTGGTAGGTTTAGAATATTGCTCcattaataattaacaaataagttATTGATGCCTTATAATCAGTAATAATCCACCAATAAGGAGCAGGTTGGTGTAAAGACCTGATGCATAAATTaccttgtctttttatttaattattgaaTTCATCAGGATTTAAGAGTTTGACTACTTACTGGGGTTTATAGCAACTTATAAAACCTTTACAAAGTATTCCCTATTAGAAAAGGgttctacattttttttatatgtcaTATATCTTCTCCCATGATGCAGAAATTATCCACAAAATCAGATGTTTGGAGCTACGGCGTTCTCCTGTGGGAAATCTTCTCTTATGGCCGTCAACCTTACCCTAAGATGGTATGTAGCACCAGTACACGGCACTATTATACTGTtataacatgtgtgtgtgtgtgtttatactgtatatgggtgTGTCACTAGACACATAGGTGCATTGTGGACATGTCAGCTACAGCAAAAACTGTGTCAAaccaatagtttgacattttgggtaaTACAATTTTTCATGTTCCATAcaactctcatgtctgtccactaaatatgaagctacagccaggcgactgttagcttagcttagtatacagactggaagcagggggaaacagctatcctggctctgtccaaaggcaaCACAATCCTCACTTATTAGTTaagttaaaatgacaaaatgtggTTTTATGAAGGGTTATGTGCCAAACGTTTTCTTGGTGGGGACCAGTTGACTTCaccttctcatttaactctcagcaagaaagcaaaaaaaaagtctaactATTAAATCAATCAGACAAAATTAGTCTTCTGTCTGTTAAGTTACCTGACCTCTGTGGATAATTTGTGCCAAATATTCACAATCTATTGTACCTCAGAATTGATAAATGTGACTTATATGAATTTTTGGCATTATCGAACAACTGCACAATCACTCTTTGTCTGAGAAGTTGCTGACCTGGAAGGAGTATTAAGCTTGTGTCGAAACTCGGTCACTATGTCTTTTTAGAATTAGCATCTCTCACATGTAGTATGTGTGTCAGTGGAAAGCTGCCAGGATTTGTGGTCGAATTCGTCATCTTCTGGATTGACTTACTGTGTCTGAGCAGGAAACCTTTAGGTCAATTTAGGTCATGTTAGTGCGTCAGCAAGGATAGAGGTTTACTCCACATTGTGATGGGACAACTTGTAGAAATAATCGTATTGTTCCCAGCTTGACTAATCTTCTTATGAACTGTGTGGgttaagaggaagaggaagcaaCTCTTTACCTGTGACGTACATACAGACTTTACAGCAGGTGGACACAGGAAAAGCATAGGTTGACGTCACATGAGGGACACTCTTAATGGAGAGACTCTGGAAAGGAAGAAACTATGCTACTTAAACACAGCTCTGTTTGTCACAATAGTCGCTCTCAGGTAATCCGTGCTCCCTGACCGCTGAGGTCGGCGGTGCATTGAGGACAGCAGGATCAGGCAGCATTAATCGAAGGGACAGTTAGCGTGTCTCTTGTGCACCTGACGTCAGGTGGTGTCCTTTTAAATGCAGATGATTAAGTCTTAATTACAGCCTGtttgtaaatatacagtatacacaggtTGATCTATGTGGGTCAAGTTTGTGTTTCCCTCAATTAAACTCTGCGCCTGGTAATTTGTTGCCTGTTGGCAGAGAGACCAAGAGAAGaagtgcatgcgtgcgtgcgtgcgtgcgtgcgtgcgtgcgtgcgtgcgtgtgcgtgtgtgattaGTATCTGTGCtttaaacatatataatatgaaaaataatgacACAAATACTTCATTTCACCCACTAAGTACTGAAAAGAGCCTGAAATCTTTGAGGTTGTAATCAGGATTGCAAGAGTGTGttgaagggatagtttgggtgatttgaagtggggttgtatgaggtacttatccatagtcagtgtattacctacagtagatgacggtcagcacgcccccagtttggagaagcagacaggagttactgcacagaagcaaagcaatgtactgctgtggatggggccggcaacagaacatattttagccacctaaacgAAAGGCTCACCAAATAAAATCATATCCTTTTAAGTGTACGCAATATTTAGAATAATTTTTAACCGGtgtaccttgccgtcagacagccctttctgacggggaactgaagccgttgtatccatctgtgCTCTCCCCAAAGccgccagactccattgaaaaaaaaatgtaattttacctcgcagaacacaggggttgctggtctaccgctgcctcaatcggtttgtttgtgttattgtgtgactttggtgaatccgaactaaccaaagtcacacaataacacaaacaaactaatgaaactaatcgaggcagcggtagaccagcaactcacgttttctgcgaggtaaaattacagtttttttcaatggagtctggttgcttttgCGAGAGCATTggtaacagcttcagttccccatcagcaACATAGACTACATAGCTGtctcatggcaaggtaaactggtgaaaatattctgaatatagcattcacttaaacagatttttttaggtgagcctttctctTAGgagactaaaatatgttttgctgccggccccggccacagcagtacattgctgtCGTTCTCTGcgataactcctgtctgcttctccaaactgggggcgtgccaaccatcagctactgtaagtaatacactgactttggataagtacctcacacaaccccacttcaaaacacctgaactatccctttaaaattagtgtatttgaaaaacaaaaggcaAAGCAAAAACCTTTATGATTCTACTAAAAACCACAGACCTGTTTTACAAGTAGAAATCTTAATAATTAAAGAGAAGATGGAGGTTGGAGATGgagatgtttaaaatgtttaattcactTATCAGTATTCACAATTTATCAATTTATCAATTTatcacctccttcctctctcgctGCTCCTGTTCATGCAGTCCCtgaaggaggtgaaggagaTGGTGGAGGGGGGCTATCGCATGGAGGCTCCAGAGGACTGTCCCCCAGGCGTTTACTCCCTGATGAGGATTTGCTGGGAGCAGGAGCCACGCAGAAGACCAGCTTTCCACAAACTGAGAGAGAAACTTGAGCGAGAGATGTTTGAACGCAGCCCGCGCCTTGGGTCAGAGCGGCGGGATGGAATCAGGTCTGGATCTGGATGCTGAGCTCACAGTGGTGGGAATAAAGTGGCGGCTGATGAAAAGGTAACACACACATTGTTACCCGATTCTGTGAATCACACAAGATGGCCCGTTGGAGTTTCCACTGGATTGCTTTAACCTAGCGGACGGGACAAGACAATCATTATGTAACTCTGGTCATCATGTAATGACAATGAAAAAGGGTTTTACAGTTGGAGCCATGAATATACCAAACTTTGCTTTAGTGGGTCCGAACAAAGCAAAAATGGGTGAATCAGACCGTGGTAgcatggctctatggatggcaatgtGGGTCTGTTGGTCACTCCACTACTTTGGTCCATTGCCATGAaactttgtacagacattcatggtccccagggGATAAATCCTAACGACTCTGGTGATCCCCAGACTTTTCCTTCAGCACCAACAGGTTGACAAGTGAAATCAAACACGATCTCCGACACGCCCCTCCAGACGAAAAGGAGCATTTCTGACGTTTccccaaatacattttttcttcCAATCTTGTGAaaggctcattgcatgggtggaatatggactcaaaaaagtacaaaatgcaagtcttcctcaaaaataatccaagacACACCGTAGTgtttaaactaaattaaattttattttacaaggcaataattgtttaaaatgcgTTGCGACCATCAGGGTCACATTTGTTATTCCTTTTAATAATACAAAGCTATtaagaatacattttaaactagaggccatcttgcgatgggatcacactaGCCACAACGCTAAATTGGACTAGGGGCgtaatatcatgtttatttttgtttatagcttattttgtaaattgtacatttttattcttattttattctacgtttttatctattcttttgttattatactgtttgtcttgcaccaacaaagccaaagaaaattcctagtgtatacctcttacacctggcaataaacaccatcctgattctgattctgattctgattctaaagTAGGGAGCTCAATGGCTCCTTCCCCGGTTCCTAACCCCCTACTTCTTCCGGCGctcttgctcggaccacacccatcttcgaactcGGGTtttattttgatctcaactacacacctgtaaagtttcgtgact harbors:
- the matk gene encoding megakaryocyte-associated tyrosine-protein kinase isoform X1, giving the protein MAKMSWAAGKQCVAKGDHRKPKPGELAYHKGDFLTIVESSTKKGYYEARHNATGEEGLINSTNVREREALRVDPSLSLMPWFHGKISGPEAVSKLQPAEDGLFLVRESIRHPGDYVLCVSVSGDVMHYRVIYQDMQLTIDNTQYFYNLIDMIEFYSKNKGSIATTLLKPKQKLGAKSAKLELSKTGWLLDITKLKLGESIGEGEFGAVYEGEYMGQRVAVKTIKCDVTAQAFLQETTVMTKLQHKNLVRLLGVILHKGLHIVTELMTKGNLVNYLRTRGRSVVSSVQLLRFALDVCEGMEYLESKKLVHRDLAARNVLVSDDCAAKVSDFGLTKLDSKVSDNAKLPVKWTAPEALKKEKLSTKSDVWSYGVLLWEIFSYGRQPYPKMSLKEVKEMVEGGYRMEAPEDCPPGVYSLMRICWEQEPRRRPAFHKLREKLEREMFERSPRLGSERRDGIRSGSGC
- the matk gene encoding megakaryocyte-associated tyrosine-protein kinase isoform X2 yields the protein MAKMSWAAGKQCVAKGDHRKPKPGELAYHKGDFLTIVESSTKGYYEARHNATGEEGLINSTNVREREALRVDPSLSLMPWFHGKISGPEAVSKLQPAEDGLFLVRESIRHPGDYVLCVSVSGDVMHYRVIYQDMQLTIDNTQYFYNLIDMIEFYSKNKGSIATTLLKPKQKLGAKSAKLELSKTGWLLDITKLKLGESIGEGEFGAVYEGEYMGQRVAVKTIKCDVTAQAFLQETTVMTKLQHKNLVRLLGVILHKGLHIVTELMTKGNLVNYLRTRGRSVVSSVQLLRFALDVCEGMEYLESKKLVHRDLAARNVLVSDDCAAKVSDFGLTKLDSKVSDNAKLPVKWTAPEALKKEKLSTKSDVWSYGVLLWEIFSYGRQPYPKMSLKEVKEMVEGGYRMEAPEDCPPGVYSLMRICWEQEPRRRPAFHKLREKLEREMFERSPRLGSERRDGIRSGSGC